The Coffea arabica cultivar ET-39 chromosome 10e, Coffea Arabica ET-39 HiFi, whole genome shotgun sequence region CATGGTTTTTCATTCAATTAGCAACTTTGTCAACCAAGCCAATGAAATATGTCAGTTTTTAACCATATTTCCCCAAGAGATgattataaattaaatgaacACTGTATCAATGAAGACATAATTCtacttaaaaaacaaaaagaggaaTCAATTTCCCAGAATAAAAAATAGATTGCAAAAGGTACAAGAAACACTTTTTCCATCTGAAAATATTAAAACacaatttgttttccttcaaAGAAAGCGAGAAGGacaatttgttttccttcacCAATTTTTTAGATTATTCTTTCCGTTAGGCCCAGCTGCAAATTTTGCTTTGTACTTCCAAGGATTTGATTGTCTCTCTGTATGTCTCAAATTTTGCTATGTCTTTCCGTTAGGCTAGTGGTTTGCTTTGGAGGAATTCACAGTGAATGGTTACAATTTGACAGCTCATGTTGCTTGGTGCTTGAGCCAAACAAGCATTTATTTTTATGTGCCACGTCAGCCACAAGAATAAGTGGAACTACGTAGTTTTGTGTTGGACAGAAAATTGGACACAGAAAATTGGACAGAGGATCCCGTCTGGGCAGTCTGGCACCAAGTCCCCAGTTTTACCTAGTGtactaaaaatggaaaataagaTCGCACTTGAGGATTTCATTTTGCATGTAGTCGGAACCTTACGACTCATTCCAAGTGGGAACTTTACGACCCATTCCAACTAAGTTTCCTAGTATTAAATGTTAGCCTAGATGTTGGTTTATGCGTATTTATATACCAGAGGGTTAAACTTAGATCCTCACAACAAAACCAACATCTTAAGCAACTCGAGCAGAAGAAAAATAAACCTGACATTTCGGCTTCGTTCTTTCTTCTAAGATTGTTGAAATGGCTGACAGAAGGAATGatcaacaagttcatccattgTCTCAAAATTATAACCGTGATGCAGTTTCTAATTTCAAGCGCGACGAAGAGTCAGCTTCAAGAGAGTCAGACGAAATTCGTCGCAAGAAGCGTATCAGGTACCTTGCATATTTTGCTGCCTTCGTTGTGTTCCAAACTAGCATCATAGTATTGTTTTCTCTAACCGTGATGAAGataaaaactccaaaatttCGAGTACAATCAGCAACTTTCGAGACCTTCAATGTGGGCACGGCTACAAATGCTTCGTTTAATTTTAGGATGAATGCTGAGGTTGGCgtgaaaaacaacaattttggAACTTACAAGTTCCAAAACAGCACAATATCCTTCTTCTATGATGGCACACCAATTGGGGAAGCCATGGTTCCTGATAGCAAATCAGGATGGCTATCAACCAAGAAGCTAAATGTTGCCGTGGACCTCTCATCAAATAATTTGACCAGCAACTCACAACTCGAAAATGATCTCAACTCTGGGGTGCTGAAGTTGAATGCTCAATCCAAATTGAGTGGAAAGGTGACGCTAACGTTTATgttcaagaagaagaaatccACAAACATGGATTGCACCATCACTGTCGGTTTTGCTGATAGAGTTGTTCGAGATATTAACTGCATGTGACGCTGTAACCTACA contains the following coding sequences:
- the LOC140015247 gene encoding late embryogenesis abundant protein At1g64065-like, which produces MADRRNDQQVHPLSQNYNRDAVSNFKRDEESASRESDEIRRKKRIRYLAYFAAFVVFQTSIIVLFSLTVMKIKTPKFRVQSATFETFNVGTATNASFNFRMNAEVGVKNNNFGTYKFQNSTISFFYDGTPIGEAMVPDSKSGWLSTKKLNVAVDLSSNNLTSNSQLENDLNSGVLKLNAQSKLSGKVTLTFMFKKKKSTNMDCTITVGFADRVVRDINCM